The candidate division KSB1 bacterium genome segment TATGGGAAACCCGTATCCCCAATGAATATCGGGCATTGCCAGGGAAAACTTGACAATGCCAGGGAGCTGTGCCACATTGGCCACTTGCTCGTGCGCGTTGTCTCGCGTCACGTCGGGTAACATCTCCGCCGAGGCATAGATGCGTCCCGGCACCCGCATCTTTCCTTCTCTGGGAATCTCCCAGAGGAAGTCGTTCACCTTGCGCAACTTTGGCTCGGTCATGACGCTCCATCCTCCCTGCGAAACTCTCCAGGGTCAGATGTCAAAAATCACTTGCGCTTCCCAACCATGCTCTGCCTGCCGCACATAGAGCTTGTGGTAGGTGACCGCTTTGATCTCGGTCCGCAGCTTGTGACGCTGCAGATCAACCTTCTCCCCACGCACCGTGGCGTGCAATGAGCTTTTGTCCAATGAGCTTATGCAAAAGTGGCCGTAAAGTTCCTGCTCCGTGCAGAACCAATAGTTGAGCTCTGAGAGCCAATTCACCAGCAGCTCTTCGAGGTCTCCGCCTGCCACAGAGATAGCGCGCTCCACGGCAGGTTCCACCTTGCACTGCGGGCAGATGATTTGGAACGTCGCCTGCGCTGCCCGCACAAAGAGCTCTTTCAGCTCGGGCGCGCGCACCCGCACACCGATGTCGCCGGTGTGCTCAATGAACTCGATGGCGCTCAGCTCGTTCATTGCGGGTCCATCGCCTAACCGGTCACAATGTAAGAAAAATCAGATTCATGGTCAACTACTATCTGCGCCGGAATTCGACAAGACTCTCGTCATAGTCCTCTGGCGCCGCAAACCCCAGCAGGTTCATGATGGTGGCGGCAATGTTGCTCAAACCGCAGCGCTGCACCTGCTCCCTCAGGCGGTACTCGCCTGCATAGTCCGGATCGTAGATAATGAACGGCACGGGGTTGAGCGTGTGGCTGGTCTTGGCCTTGGGGTTGCCGTTGGCGTCGGTCACCACCTTGCCATTCTTGCGCTCGAACATCTCCTCGGAGTTCCCATGGTCGGCGGTGATGATGGCAAGCCCGTGCAGCTCGCGAATGACGGGCAGCAGCCGCCCCAGCGCCAGGTCCACCGCCTCCACGGCGACAATGGCAGCGTGCAACACCCCGGTGTGCCCCACCATGTCGCCATTCGGGTAGTTGATCCGTCCCCACCGGTAGAGGCCGCTTCTGAGCAACTCGATGGTGCGGTCCGTGATCTCGGCACTCTTCATCCAGGGGCGCTGCTCGAAGGGCACAATGTCGGAGGGGATTTCCACGTACTCCTCAAGCTCCTCATTGAACTTGCCACTGCGGTTGCCGTTCCAGAAGTAGGTCACATGG includes the following:
- a CDS encoding archease translates to MNELSAIEFIEHTGDIGVRVRAPELKELFVRAAQATFQIICPQCKVEPAVERAISVAGGDLEELLVNWLSELNYWFCTEQELYGHFCISSLDKSSLHATVRGEKVDLQRHKLRTEIKAVTYHKLYVRQAEHGWEAQVIFDI